GGCCAATAATATATTGTACAGAAAGCATCATCCCTAAAGTTAAGTTTCCGCTCAATACTAATTTAGCAGATAGGAAGCTTACCAAAATATCTTTTATCTGATTAATGAAGTTTCCTCCTACAGATTGCCATTGCTCTAAAGACAATGATTTTATTCTGATTTTAAATAATTTTACCTGAAGGAATTCCCAGTCCCATCTTTTTTGCTTTTCGGCATTATGCATTTTGATTTCCTGCATGCCGTTGATGAGTTCAATTACTTTACTCTGTTCCTGGGAAACCTGGGAGAATCTTTTATAATCAAGTTCTTTTCTTTTTTTCAGGAAGAACGTAATCCATCCTATATATGCTACAGCTCCCACAAGATAAACAAGGAATAGTCTGTAATCATAATATAGAAGAACAATGCTGAAGATTATCAAATTGACCAGTGAAAACAGAGTGTTTAATGATGAACTCGTAAGGAGCTGTTCTATTCTGTGGTGGTCATTGATCCTCTGCATAATATCTCCGGTCATTCTGGTATCAAAGAAACTGATAGGAAGTCTCATCAGTTTGATAAAGAAATCGGAAATAATAGAAATGTTAATTCTGGCTGAAAGATGGAGAAGAATCCAGCTTCGGATGGTCTCTATACCCATTCTGCCGATAAATAACATGATTTGTGCAGCTAAGACAAGATAAATAAAGTTAATATCTTGGTTTTGTATCCCAACGTCTACAATACTTTGGGTAAGAAACGGGAAGACAAGTGATAGTAAACTTCCTGCGAGAAGTCCCACAGCAAGTTGAACAACAAGCGATTTGTATTTAAAAAGGTATCTGGAAAGAAATGAAAAGCTGGCTTTGCTTTGGTCATTATCAAACTCAGTTTGAAAGAATGCCGGTGTAGTTTCCAGGATAAGGACAATTCCTTCTTCTGTGCTTTGATGAGCATTTTCTCCGATCCAGGATTTGATAAATTCTTCCGGAGTATAGGAAATCAATCCATAACTAGGATCAGAGATATATACCTTGTTATTTTTATCGGTTTTATAAACAACTACAAAATGGTTTTTATTCCAATGCACAACACATGGAAGCGGAACTTCTTCTACGAGGGTTTTGAAATCGACTTGAACTCCTAATGAACGGAAGCCGAGGTTCTCTGCTGCATCACTTAATCCAAGAAGGCTACTTCCCTCACGAGTTGTTTCAGAGAGAGCCCGGATTTGTTGCAGAGATATACTTTTACCGTAATACTTACTTACAATTCTAAGACATGTAGGTCCACAGTCTTTAGTGTCTGGTTGTTTATAAAAGGGAAATTTCTTCAAAACTAATAATCATTATAAAATGTCGCTAGAATATAACGGCATTTTTTCTTTATTCAATATTATAATTCAATGAAATGGTGGGCTAGTAGCACCATTTGTTACACGCATCTACTGCTCCTTCTTTAGGAGGATTTATTTTGGATTCGCAATAGCTGGATTCATACTGAATTCTTGCGCATTCTTGGGTGATACCGCCTTTCAGTGTTTTTAGACTTTCTTTTGAAAGTTTTTTGAGATTTTTCATAATAAATAGTTTTTGGTTTACCTACTCTTTATAGCTTTTCGGTGGCTGCTTTTATTGTTCCTAATATAGTGAATTTTACATCACAGGTGAAGATTAAATTTCTTCGTCTTCTATGAGTTCATCAACAAAGAATGCGATGTCTTCTCGATCGTATTTTTCTGGAAATTGGTAGCCATTAATGATCAGAATAGGGGTGAAGTTAAGCCCTGCATTACTGTTCTCTATACTCATTTGAATCAGTGGATTCAGGTTTTCAGAGGTAGGAACTCCACCAGACAGAGTGTTGATCTTATTTTCGTCTCTTGTTTCGAACCATTCTTCCACTGCGTGTAGGAATTCTTTCTCTGGTTTATTGTTGTAGATGTAGGTAAGATCTGAAATTAAGGTGTTGTATTTCTCATTGGATCTTTCAGGAGTATAATTGAATCTCATTTGTAAAGAAACATCATCAGGATATTTCTTTAAAAGACTTTCCACCAGTTGATGGCCACCTTTACAAAAGCCACAATAAGGATTAGAAATAATAGAAATACGAAGTCTTGCGTCTTTTTTTCCCACTGAAAATGTTTCAGTATCCTGAAAGACGATTTGATCTTTTTCTAATAATTGACTTTTGAATAACTCGTAGTTTCTTTTAAACCTAAGATTTTTAGCATTAGATTTTTGAAGTTCTTCTTTTTGTTCAAGCAGTGTGTTAAAATATATTACTGCTGAAAAGATGATCGCCCATAAAACAACCGTCAATAAAAGAGCGCCCACTCCAAAAGAAAGATTCTGGAAGAAGAAAGCACTGATTATTAATTGTCCAACCAGGATAGAGATGATTAAAAGACAAACTCTACAAAATGTTTTTTCAACAAAAGCCTGGATGTATAAAGAATAACCGATTGCCAATATTGAAACAAAAGAAAATCCTTTTATAAGATACGCGGTGGCGGGTAAAAATAATCCCAATATAGCTAGTCCGGTAAAATAGATCAGTGAGAAATCAGAAAACTTTAAACCTAAGACACTTGTTTTGTCTTGTTTAATAATTCTGTCGCAGGAGTTCGCAGTTTGAGCAGCAGGTGCAGCTCCACAAATACTTCCTATGACGGCAGAAGTGTTTCCAAATTTTTGATTGAATATTTCCAGTGAAATATAAACACCAGCCAATGAAAGGAGATTGAAGATCGCTTCATATGGACTTTGGTATATAAATGAATAGATAAGGATGATCGCAAATACAGCATACAAAATGGGTTTGAAATCGAATGCTGTTTTGTTTTCCGCATTTTCAGTCTTTTCAAACAGAAGTACAAAGTCTGTAGAATTTTTGTAAAGCTCTTCTTTGTCTAATGTTTTTGCCTTTTCGGAATAAACGGAGTAATTGCTTCCTGATTTTTTTACCAATGAAAATGCATTGTCAACAATAGCGATAAATTCTTCCGGAAGCTCGTCCCAATATTCTTTATCAAGCTGATAGGCATCATTTTTTACCCCTAAAAAGTTTAAGGTATCACTGAATGCTAATGCAGACGGATAGTTGGGATGAGAATTGAACTGGAAAATAAATTCCTGTTTATCAAGTTTTAGGTAGTTAATTAGTTTATCAAAAATCATATTAATATTTTCATCTAAAATACACAGATGTTTTAAATTAACAAAAGTTTTTTTCTTTTATTGGTGAGATATAAAGATGGGTTGGTAGGTTTATTTTAATTTTCAATATTTTAGCCCCCTTAAAATGTAAAAAGATTTTTCATTTTGCAGGATATTATAGCTTTATCTACAATGTTTCTTCTATTCTGTCATGATATTTGCATTTTCCATTTTGAGTTTCTTCAGGAAATCCTTTTTGATTGCAGCGCTATGCTTAAGGCTCGCAAGTCCTATGCTTTTTCTATGGCGGTCTATTGCTGCTGTATCTATTTGTTCCATAAAGCTTCTTCCCATTCCATATTGAGTGGTTTTTCCTGGTGAAAACTTATGTGAATCAACCATCATAGAATAATCGAGTGGAGGACAATCTCCAGATTTTATATATTCAAGAATCTTTGTTTCCAGATAAGGATAAAGGGTATTGGAGCTTCCCATGTGGCTCACAAGGGTTAGCATAGGAGCGTCTCCTATTTTATCTTTGGAAGGAAATCCTATATTTTCAAAAGTCCATTTGAAAAGGCGAGCATTCTTTTCTATATTTTTTCTTACCAATACAGTATCATTAGGTCTTCCCAGCTGATCTCTTGTGAAGGCGATCTTAAAAGAATCAACCATTTGTTGGTTAAGGTCTTTTTTCCAGTCTGCTATTTTTTGTTGTACTTCTGTGTTATCTATCCCATATTTTTTGAAAAGAGGCAGATATTTTTTATAACTGTCATTATAAGGAGCTACTAAGGAAATAAGCTGGTATAAACTTTCTTTGCCTCCAAAATCTTCATGATACTGATCAGATAGTGTAATATAAGTAGAGAACTCTTCAATCATTTCCTGATTTTTAGGGTCGTATTCATTAAAAAGTTTTCTATATTCTTGAATGGCTAACTTAGGGTTATTAGCGAGTCTGTAGGTACTGTCAATTTCATTGACCTTTTTATAATAAGTAATGTAATTTTTTTTGCAAGAAGATAAAATGAAAATACTTATGATTAATATCAAATTAATTCGTAGATATTTTGAGGTATCTCTAGATAAGTGTTTCATATTTTATCATTTTTCAAATGTTGTATTGCAATGTATGAAAAAAAGTGAATTGTTGATCTGTTTTTTGATTGGCTCAATGCTTTTTTTGAAATCGACTGATTTTTAATAGCCTATGAGCGTTTGCCTAAGTAATAAGGATGGATGAAGGGACTATTGGAGTTTGTTGAGATAGTATATAATCATCTTGTTGTAATTGGGTAAGATGATGAAAGGAGGAAATAAAGCTGAAGAGAAGTTTGTAGTCTCAATCATCAGAGGAGAAAATTTTTTACTTTTATAGAGACAAAGATTAGAGATATTCTTAATTATAATGAAAATAACTCTAATTTTTTCATTCTAAAAAAACAGAGATAAGTGGAATGTTTTATTTTTAAATAATTTTTTCATTTTGTATGTTTTTCGTAGTTTAAGTATAATTTAGGTATTATTTTATTAAGTGAAGGGTTGTTTGATGGTAATTGGTGTTAATTGACCTCAAACTCAAAAAAACTTAAAAAATCATAAAGTTTTCATAAAGTTTCAAAAAAGAAATAAAATGTTTTTGTATTTATAAAATATGTCGTACTTTTACATCGCCTTGAATGAGGGAACAAGTCAAGGTAATAAATTTTTTTTCATCATTTGTGTTTTTAGAATCGTATCGCCTGATACGATTCTTTTTTTTTATGTTCTATTTTTCGTAGTTTAAAAGGAGATCAATATAGTAAGAGTAGGTTACAGAACCCTCTTGTTGATTGCTTTTCAAGAATAGATTATTGGTAAATCCAAAAAAGTCATCCAGCCAGCCCTGGTGTCTGAGTATAAAGCTTTTCTCGTAAGCACGGTCTCTTTTCATGCCTGGAGAATAATTTCGAATAACAGACTTTACAAACTCAGGATCTTCTTCAACAATGAATCGTAAGAGACTTTTCAAAGTAAAATATTCAGTACTGTACTTTAAATCTGTATTGTTAGAATGAACCCCTATCAGATATCCGATAAAATTAGCCTCCTGTTCCCTGGCAAAACCTAATTGATGGGAACTTTCGTGAGCGGTGGTAAAAGGAATGAAAGTGTGAGGTAATTCGGAATTATATTGCGCTTCTGCTGTAAAAGGATTGTAGTAGCCCAAGATGCCTGTAAAGTTCATGACATTTTTAAATAAACTCGGTTTTATAGCAAGGATCTGAGTTGCTCTTTTATTGGAAATATACTGTGGAAGTCTGGTTTGCTGGAAAAGGATTTCTTGTTGCACAGCCTTTAGACTGGTAACAACGAAGATACCATTGTGGTCCTCATGGACTGATGAACGTGTCAGTTTACATTTTTCAAGATATTGTAAGGCTAGTTTTTTCGCTTTATTTATATCAGGAGCATCCTGTCTGGAAAGTTTTTTAATGATCGGAGTCTGAAAATACAACATTCCCCAGAATATCTGGTAAGTAAAGTAAAAGATATTGACAATGATAAGGATTCTCAGAAAGGAAGTACTTCTTTTTGTTTTCTTATATAAGGCAATAAGGCTGTATAAAAGGACAATTCCCAGCACGATATAGATGACATCTCCCATCGAAAAAGGAAGCCAGCTGAATGTCATCTGATGTACTTTTTTTTGGAGTTCGAAAAATTGATCAAAGAAAGAGATCATTAGTGAAAATTTCGAAAAACTATAAAACAAAAGAAATTGGGCAAGTAAAACACCTGCCCAAAATCTCTTCTTCTTATATATATGTAATGTATTGTTAGTGTGCACCTTCAGATTCTAAAACGTCAACGTTAATACCCTGTCTAAATAGAGATTTTTTAGCCAAATAGGCAAATAAAGTAATGTACACAAAGCACAGTACAGGAATGATGTAAGAACTGTGAATTCCGATAATATCAGAAAGCTTACCCTGAAGCGGTGGAATAATTCCTCCTCCAAGAATCATCATCACAAGGAATGCAGATCCCTGAGCGGTATATTTTCCTAGACCTGTAATAGCTAATGTAAAAATAGATGGCCACATGATACTACAAGCAAGACCTCCGGAAAGGAATGCATAGATAGCCACATTTCCTGTTGTTAATAGTCCTGTAATCATTGCTGCGGTACCAAATAATCCGAAAATAATTAGGGTTACGGCAGGTTTGTTTTTGCTAATCAAGAATAGGATAACCTGAATCGCTACACAAACGGCATAGAAATAAAGGTGAGACATATCTTTTTGAGCGATTGTATTGATCCCGATAATCACAGAAAAAGCAATGAACGGAACAATGATGGTTGCGATGGTTTGTTGTTGTTTATTCAGATTGAAAACAGCAATAGCACCTGTCCATCTACCAATCATTAAACTTCCCCAATACATGGAAATATAAGGGGCAAGATCAGAAGATTGATGTCCTCCGAATTCCGGCATACTCAAAAGTTCTCCAAGGTTACTTCCTATGGCAACTTCTACCCCTACATAGGCGAGGATAGCAATCATTCCCAGTACAAGCTGCGGATACTTCATAGCCCCCCAACCTTCTGCGTTTTTCTTAGCACTTGAATTGGCAAATACAAGAGAGATAATTACAGCTAATAATGCACCTCCTAAGTACATCATTCTTTTTTTCTCTAAAGGATGTTTTACTGTTTCCAGCTCTACTTTCTTATCTGCAATATGCTGTTTTAATTCTGTGATTTTGACAGCATCAGTTTCTTTTTCAAGAGTTTTGTCTAATACCGTAATTTCATTACCTAATGTTTCAATGTTCTTAGCTTCTTCAGAATTGTAGCTGCTGAATACCGGAATAAAGAAAAGTATGACAAGAGCAGTCATTGCGATCAATGTTTTTCTTGCTTTTCCTGCTTTTTCCATTGGTTCAGTAGAAATTCCGTCAGGAAGTTTCTTTGAAAAGTAAAAAATTCCTGCAGCAATTAGAAAAAGAGCTCCTACTGCTGTGTAAAGAAGGATTACTTTATCCAGTGCAAGATGTTTGATCTGATCATCATCTACTGTAGCTGTAGTTCCGAAAAGCGCTAAACCAACAATAATTGGCCCGATAGACGTCCCAAAAGAGTTGATACCACCCGCAAGGTTTTGCCTGCTGGCTCCGGTTTTAGGATCTCCCAATAATACGGCAAAAGGATTCGCAGCAGTCTGCTGAATTGAAAAACCTAATGCAACTACAAAGAGTCCGATGAGCATACCATAATACACATTACTTTTAACGGCAATAATCATGATTGCAGCACCAAGGGCGGAGAGCAATAGCCCATAAACAATACTCTTTTTATACCCCCATTTTCCAATAATGTCAATTCCTTTTATAGTACTGAATATAAAAA
The Chryseobacterium tructae genome window above contains:
- a CDS encoding peptidase domain-containing ABC transporter gives rise to the protein MKKFPFYKQPDTKDCGPTCLRIVSKYYGKSISLQQIRALSETTREGSSLLGLSDAAENLGFRSLGVQVDFKTLVEEVPLPCVVHWNKNHFVVVYKTDKNNKVYISDPSYGLISYTPEEFIKSWIGENAHQSTEEGIVLILETTPAFFQTEFDNDQSKASFSFLSRYLFKYKSLVVQLAVGLLAGSLLSLVFPFLTQSIVDVGIQNQDINFIYLVLAAQIMLFIGRMGIETIRSWILLHLSARINISIISDFFIKLMRLPISFFDTRMTGDIMQRINDHHRIEQLLTSSSLNTLFSLVNLIIFSIVLLYYDYRLFLVYLVGAVAYIGWITFFLKKRKELDYKRFSQVSQEQSKVIELINGMQEIKMHNAEKQKRWDWEFLQVKLFKIRIKSLSLEQWQSVGGNFINQIKDILVSFLSAKLVLSGNLTLGMMLSVQYIIGQLNSPLLQLIDFIKQTQDAKISLERLGEIHDKEDEENKEEQYVTDIPQRDIEITDMSFRYIGSDVPVFENLSLSIPYQKTTAIVGASGSGKTTLLKLLMKFYEPNSGDIRIGNTALKNISPRFWRDHCGVVMQEGYVFNDTIANNIAVGEDHIDKKKLRRAVEIANIKEFVEGLPLSYNTKIGNEGVGVSGGQKQRLFIARAVYKSPDYILFDEATSALDANNEKVIMENLEQFFRGKTAVVIAHRLSTVKHADKIIVLDRGKVVEEGSHAELVDLRGEYYRLVRNQLELGN
- a CDS encoding bacteriocin-like protein encodes the protein MKNLKKLSKESLKTLKGGITQECARIQYESSYCESKINPPKEGAVDACNKWCY
- a CDS encoding vitamin K epoxide reductase family protein translates to MIFDKLINYLKLDKQEFIFQFNSHPNYPSALAFSDTLNFLGVKNDAYQLDKEYWDELPEEFIAIVDNAFSLVKKSGSNYSVYSEKAKTLDKEELYKNSTDFVLLFEKTENAENKTAFDFKPILYAVFAIILIYSFIYQSPYEAIFNLLSLAGVYISLEIFNQKFGNTSAVIGSICGAAPAAQTANSCDRIIKQDKTSVLGLKFSDFSLIYFTGLAILGLFLPATAYLIKGFSFVSILAIGYSLYIQAFVEKTFCRVCLLIISILVGQLIISAFFFQNLSFGVGALLLTVVLWAIIFSAVIYFNTLLEQKEELQKSNAKNLRFKRNYELFKSQLLEKDQIVFQDTETFSVGKKDARLRISIISNPYCGFCKGGHQLVESLLKKYPDDVSLQMRFNYTPERSNEKYNTLISDLTYIYNNKPEKEFLHAVEEWFETRDENKINTLSGGVPTSENLNPLIQMSIENSNAGLNFTPILIINGYQFPEKYDREDIAFFVDELIEDEEI
- a CDS encoding DUF3810 domain-containing protein encodes the protein MHTNNTLHIYKKKRFWAGVLLAQFLLFYSFSKFSLMISFFDQFFELQKKVHQMTFSWLPFSMGDVIYIVLGIVLLYSLIALYKKTKRSTSFLRILIIVNIFYFTYQIFWGMLYFQTPIIKKLSRQDAPDINKAKKLALQYLEKCKLTRSSVHEDHNGIFVVTSLKAVQQEILFQQTRLPQYISNKRATQILAIKPSLFKNVMNFTGILGYYNPFTAEAQYNSELPHTFIPFTTAHESSHQLGFAREQEANFIGYLIGVHSNNTDLKYSTEYFTLKSLLRFIVEEDPEFVKSVIRNYSPGMKRDRAYEKSFILRHQGWLDDFFGFTNNLFLKSNQQEGSVTYSYYIDLLLNYEK
- a CDS encoding MFS transporter, producing MSKTNQPTNYPALYTLVLVFFFWGFIAAGNSIFIPFCKNYFSLDQFQSQLIDFAFYTAYFLGALLLFIFSTIKGIDIIGKWGYKKSIVYGLLLSALGAAIMIIAVKSNVYYGMLIGLFVVALGFSIQQTAANPFAVLLGDPKTGASRQNLAGGINSFGTSIGPIIVGLALFGTTATVDDDQIKHLALDKVILLYTAVGALFLIAAGIFYFSKKLPDGISTEPMEKAGKARKTLIAMTALVILFFIPVFSSYNSEEAKNIETLGNEITVLDKTLEKETDAVKITELKQHIADKKVELETVKHPLEKKRMMYLGGALLAVIISLVFANSSAKKNAEGWGAMKYPQLVLGMIAILAYVGVEVAIGSNLGELLSMPEFGGHQSSDLAPYISMYWGSLMIGRWTGAIAVFNLNKQQQTIATIIVPFIAFSVIIGINTIAQKDMSHLYFYAVCVAIQVILFLISKNKPAVTLIIFGLFGTAAMITGLLTTGNVAIYAFLSGGLACSIMWPSIFTLAITGLGKYTAQGSAFLVMMILGGGIIPPLQGKLSDIIGIHSSYIIPVLCFVYITLFAYLAKKSLFRQGINVDVLESEGAH